Proteins co-encoded in one Setaria viridis chromosome 9, Setaria_viridis_v4.0, whole genome shotgun sequence genomic window:
- the LOC117838033 gene encoding uncharacterized protein, translating into MGDERVKAEALQILGLFQVLPRLVVFDLDYTLWPFYCECRSKRDSPSLFRHARGIMYALKEKGIDMAIASRSPTPDIAKVFIDKLELQSMFVAQEIFSSWTHKTEHFQKIQRKTGIPYKSMLFFDDEDRNIETVSKMGVTSVLVENGVNLDMFKLGLSNFATNFAASSRNQDEKPQGESKAFKKEL; encoded by the exons atgggcgacgaGCGGGTCAAGGCGGAGGCGCTGCAGATCCTGGGCCTCTTCCAGGTGCTCCCCCGCCTCGTCGTCTTCGACCTCGACTACACCCTCTGGCCATTCTACTG CGAGTGCCGGTCGAAGAGGGATTCGCCGAGCCTCTTCCGGCATGCCAGGGGCATCATGTACGCCCTCAAGGAGAAGGGGATCGACATGGCGATTGCGTCTCGCTCGCCCACCCCGGACATAGCCAAGGTGTTCATCGACAAGCTGGAGCTCCAGTCCATGTTCGTCGCCCAA GAAATATTCTCCAGTTGGACTCACAAGACCGAGCATTTCCAAAAGATCCAGAGGAAAACTGGGATTCCCTACAAGTCCATGCTTTTCTTTGATGATGAGGACAGGAATATTGAAACG GTATCAAAAATGGGAGTGACAAGTGTTCTAGTAGAGAACGGAGTGAATCTTGACATGTTTAAGTTGGGTCTCAGTAACTTTGCAACAAACTTTGCCGCCTCCAGCAGAAACCAAGACGAGAAGCCTCAAGGAGAAAGCAAAGCCTTCAAAAAAGAACTTTGA